The Bacillus sp. Bos-x628 genome segment GCTGCTTTATCACTTTCATGACGCACGTATGCACATTAGAAAACGTGAGCGGGCTGTCCTTTTCGAAGGGTTCGCAGACGTCATCTCTGCTGTCACATCCGGTGTGAGCGAAAGTGTAGCAACTATGGGAACTTCTTTAACAGAAGAGCATGTGAAGCTTCTCAGACGGAATGTGGAAGAGATCATTCTATGTTATGACTCTGATGCTGCCGGGTATGAAGCGACAATGAAAGCGTCAGGTTTGCTTGAAAAAAGAGGGTGTAAAGTCCGCGTTGCCATGGTTCCGGATGGACTTGATCCAGATGATTACATTCGTAAATATGGCGGCGAGAAATTTAGGAATGACATCATAGATAGAAGTGTGACATTAATGACTTTTAAGATGAATTATTTCCGAAGAGGAAAAAATTTATCAGACGAAGGAGACCGTCTTGCTTATATGAAGCAAGCTCTCCAAGAAATAAGCCGGCTAAGCGGCTCCTTGGAACAAGAGGTTTACATGAAACAGCTTGCTGGAGAGTTCTCCATCTCGCTTGACTCATTAAAGGAACAACTTGAACTGTTTAAAAAACAACAGCGACAAGAGGTCAAAAACAAGCAAGTACAAAATGGTCTTGAAAAACGACGTGCACATCTGTCAACTCAAGTTAGAAGGAAACGTCTGAAGCCGGCATATGAAAATGCAGAACGAATGCTTCTTGCTCACATGTTAAAAAGCGATGATGTGATCCGCAAAGTGCTTGACAGAGTTGGAATTGAATTTAATATAGATTCGCACAGGGCGCTTGCGACGTACATTTATGCTTTGTATGAGGAAGGCAAAAAGCCGACTCCACAGCACCTAATGAACCGGTTTGAAGATGATTTGATGAATCAGCTTCTGACGGATATATTAATGATTCAAGTTGGAGACGAACTAAGTGAAGCTGAATTAAGTGATTATGTAAAAAAAGTGTTGAATTATCGGAAATTGTCAATGATAAAGGAAAAAGAACTAGAACGTGTAGAGGCGGAGAGACAAAAAGATTTCTTCAAAGCAGCAACACTTGCAAAAGAAATTATTCAGTTGAACCGTTCGCTTAAGTAATACGTCTAATATTATGACAAGACTTACGGCTGGCAATGAATCCTTTAGGGGAGGAGCATAAGACCGCAAGCAACTTGCTTTCATCATTTATTTATTTTATTCCTATTTGCTCATACTGTTCGAAAGAGAGAGAAGAACTGGTCAGAAGCAAACGTAAGTGACTTTAGAATTCGTTGCAAGCTTTGGAAGGAGGGATCCATAATGGCTGATAAACAAGCCCACGAAACCGAAACTGAATTGACCTTTGAACAAGTGAGAGATAAACTCACTGAAACCGGTAAAAAACGGGGCGTTTTAACATACGAAGAAATTGCAGAGCGTATGGCTAGCTTTGAAATTGAATCAGACCAAATGGATGAATACTATGAATACTTAGGCGAACAGGGTGTTGAGCTCATTAGTGAAAACGAGGAGACAGATGACCCGAATATTCAGCAACTGGCAAAAGCAGAAGAAGAATTTGACCTGAATGATTTAAGCGTACCACCAGGTGTCAAAATTAATGACCCTGTCCGTATGTATTTAAAAGAAATCGGTCGCGTCAATTTGTTATCTGCAAAAGAAGAAATTGCGTATGCACAAAAAATCGAGGAAGGCGATGAAGAATCAAAAAGAAGATTAGCGGAAGCGAACCTTCGTCTTGTTGTGAGCATTGCCAAACGCTATGTCGGTCGTGGCATGTTGTTCCTTGATTTAATTCAAGAAGGAAACATGGGGCTCATGAAAGCGGTTGAGAAGTTTGATTACCGCAAAGGATACAAATTCTCAACATATGCGACTTGGTGGATTAGACAGGCGATTACACGTGCAATTGCCGATCAGGCAAGAACGATC includes the following:
- the dnaG gene encoding DNA primase, whose product is MSKRIPDELLEQIQKNADIVEVIGEYVQLRKQGRNYFGLCPFHGENTPSFSVSADKQIFHCFGCGAGGNVFSFLRQMEGYSFIEAVSHVADKYHIDLPDHVANAQISSSQYEGAADHKMIEAHELLKKFYHHLLVNTKEGQKALDYLRSRGFTEETIAKFEIGYALDSWDFMSKFLEKRGFDPVVMEKAGLLIQRENGTGFFDRFRDRVMFPIHDHHGTVVAFSGRSLGDQQPKYMNSPETPLFHKSKLLYHFHDARMHIRKRERAVLFEGFADVISAVTSGVSESVATMGTSLTEEHVKLLRRNVEEIILCYDSDAAGYEATMKASGLLEKRGCKVRVAMVPDGLDPDDYIRKYGGEKFRNDIIDRSVTLMTFKMNYFRRGKNLSDEGDRLAYMKQALQEISRLSGSLEQEVYMKQLAGEFSISLDSLKEQLELFKKQQRQEVKNKQVQNGLEKRRAHLSTQVRRKRLKPAYENAERMLLAHMLKSDDVIRKVLDRVGIEFNIDSHRALATYIYALYEEGKKPTPQHLMNRFEDDLMNQLLTDILMIQVGDELSEAELSDYVKKVLNYRKLSMIKEKELERVEAERQKDFFKAATLAKEIIQLNRSLK
- the rpoD gene encoding RNA polymerase sigma factor RpoD, which produces MADKQAHETETELTFEQVRDKLTETGKKRGVLTYEEIAERMASFEIESDQMDEYYEYLGEQGVELISENEETDDPNIQQLAKAEEEFDLNDLSVPPGVKINDPVRMYLKEIGRVNLLSAKEEIAYAQKIEEGDEESKRRLAEANLRLVVSIAKRYVGRGMLFLDLIQEGNMGLMKAVEKFDYRKGYKFSTYATWWIRQAITRAIADQARTIRIPVHMVETINKLIRVQRQLLQDLGREPTPEEIAEDMDLTPEKVREILKIAQEPVSLETPIGEEDDSHLGDFIEDQEATSPSDHAAYELLKEQLEDVLDTLTDREENVLRLRFGLDDGRTRTLEEVGKVFGVTRERIRQIEAKALRKLRHPSRSKRLKDFLE